The Neochlamydia sp. S13 genome has a segment encoding these proteins:
- a CDS encoding DUF3419 family protein: MFINFKGKVAPEAFPPYLTQEGVSIIKKRTHRLKVKNIDVVTFLESSPANSFDCFSLSDVASYLSPKNFAKMMQEVLRVAKPQARFSIRQFLSNHQLPENLVSSFARDGELEDRLEKKDRCFVYRYMAGTISK, from the coding sequence ATTTTCATTAATTTTAAAGGTAAAGTAGCTCCTGAGGCCTTTCCTCCCTATTTAACACAAGAGGGTGTAAGCATTATCAAAAAAAGAACCCATCGCCTTAAAGTAAAAAATATCGATGTGGTAACGTTTTTAGAGTCCAGTCCCGCTAATAGTTTCGATTGTTTTTCCTTGTCCGATGTGGCTTCTTATTTAAGCCCCAAAAATTTTGCAAAGATGATGCAGGAAGTTCTACGGGTAGCTAAGCCTCAGGCTCGTTTTTCAATTCGTCAATTTTTATCTAACCATCAGCTTCCTGAAAATCTGGTAAGTTCCTTTGCAAGGGATGGGGAGCTAGAAGATAGGTTGGAGAAAAAAGATCGCTGTTTTGTCTATCGTTACATGGCAGGCACTATAAGTAAATAA
- a CDS encoding DUF3419 family protein: MSEKFFSRLSYSFGNEDWRSEQEALKIKTGDRVLSITASGDRPLHLLLDDCEEIVSIDANPIQNHLLNLKCVAMQHLSYKEYIEFLGAVPACKPRLHTFQKLLPHFEEKSRDYWMNKKKMIEKGVLYQGVVEKKCQSIVAPLLRMLRGKKVDKLFEFSDLKEQQEFVKKAWDKVYWRKLFDLSLNSALARLLLRCIVSDPGLYNHLNGATRVGSYLYRRMHNSLMHNLAKESLLFSLILKVK, encoded by the coding sequence ATGTCGGAAAAATTTTTCTCGCGGCTTAGTTATAGTTTTGGCAATGAAGATTGGAGATCTGAGCAGGAAGCGTTAAAGATTAAGACAGGAGATCGAGTTCTTAGCATTACGGCAAGTGGGGACCGCCCGTTACATCTTCTTCTAGATGATTGCGAGGAAATTGTTTCCATTGATGCTAATCCTATTCAAAACCATCTTTTAAATTTGAAGTGCGTCGCGATGCAACATCTCTCTTACAAAGAGTACATTGAATTTCTAGGCGCTGTGCCAGCATGTAAGCCACGCCTGCATACTTTTCAAAAGTTGCTTCCGCATTTTGAGGAAAAATCTAGAGACTACTGGATGAATAAAAAAAAGATGATTGAGAAAGGCGTACTTTATCAAGGAGTGGTAGAAAAAAAATGCCAATCAATCGTAGCGCCTCTGCTACGTATGTTAAGAGGTAAAAAAGTAGATAAGTTATTTGAATTCTCTGATCTTAAAGAACAGCAAGAATTTGTGAAAAAAGCATGGGATAAGGTTTACTGGCGTAAGTTGTTTGATTTAAGCTTAAATTCAGCGCTAGCGCGTTTGCTTCTACGCTGTATTGTAAGTGATCCTGGCTTATATAACCATCTTAATGGGGCCACACGTGTTGGTAGCTATCTTTACAGGCGCATGCATAATAGCTTAATGCATAACCTGGCCAAAGAGAGTTTACTATTTTCATTAATTTTAAAGGTAAAGTAG
- the thrS gene encoding threonine--tRNA ligase translates to MFVKLNNQQSIEIPEKSTARDLAEKMNLRGPHQALGVSINGKKYDLSQELSKGDEVEFFSFEDPKGKEIFWHTSAHILAQAVLRLYPEAKPTIGPPIENGFYYDFAHLNISESDFEKIEKEMQAIIGENYVTKREIFSSKEQALQAFENNQYKTELINSFDSELTGYHQGEFFDLCRGPHLFNLGKVKAIKLMKTSGAYWKGDPQREMLTRIYGISFPDRKMLKEYLQQIEEAKKRDHKVLGPHLDLFSLKEEAPGMPFIHHKGMIIWNTLLKFIREYLEEGNYIEIKTPTLMARELWELSGHWTNYKQNMFSSSIEEHDYAIKPMNCPGCMLFYKSHVHSYRELPLRVAEIGNVHRYEPSGALSGLFRCRSFHQDDAHIFMKPSDIKQEILSILRMADSLYTTFGLHYHLELSTRPEKNTIGSDEEWEMATKGLKEALDESGYSYKINPGDGAFYGPKIDFHIRDAINRTWQCGTIQLDMALPERFQLEYTAADGSRQRPVMLHRAIFGSVERFFGILIEHFSGKFPLWISPLQLRILTVADRHAPYADEICDKLKKKGFHADVDDASESVSKKIRNAQLAQINYILTVGDQEQDNKTINLRTRDNVVHGQIKLDELILQIEQEKKSRSLETPFKKETSSSCSV, encoded by the coding sequence ATGTTCGTCAAATTGAATAACCAGCAATCTATAGAAATTCCTGAAAAAAGCACAGCTAGAGATTTAGCAGAAAAGATGAATCTTCGGGGCCCTCATCAAGCTCTAGGGGTAAGTATTAATGGAAAAAAATATGACCTATCGCAAGAATTAAGTAAGGGAGATGAGGTCGAATTTTTTAGCTTTGAAGATCCTAAAGGTAAAGAGATTTTCTGGCATACATCTGCTCATATACTAGCCCAAGCGGTTCTTCGTCTCTATCCAGAAGCTAAGCCCACTATCGGGCCACCTATCGAGAATGGTTTCTATTATGATTTTGCCCATCTAAATATTTCGGAAAGCGATTTTGAAAAAATTGAAAAAGAAATGCAAGCTATCATTGGTGAAAACTATGTAACGAAACGAGAAATTTTTTCTTCCAAAGAACAAGCGTTGCAAGCTTTTGAAAATAATCAATACAAAACTGAATTAATTAATAGCTTTGATTCGGAACTTACAGGCTACCATCAAGGTGAATTTTTTGATCTTTGCCGCGGACCCCATCTTTTTAATTTAGGAAAGGTTAAAGCCATAAAGTTAATGAAAACTTCGGGAGCTTACTGGAAAGGGGACCCTCAACGAGAGATGCTCACTCGTATTTACGGCATCTCTTTTCCTGATCGTAAAATGCTTAAAGAATATTTGCAGCAAATCGAAGAGGCTAAAAAACGAGATCATAAAGTTTTAGGACCTCATCTTGATCTATTCTCTCTTAAGGAGGAAGCTCCTGGCATGCCTTTTATTCATCACAAAGGAATGATCATTTGGAACACCTTATTAAAATTCATTCGAGAATATTTAGAAGAGGGAAATTACATTGAAATTAAAACTCCTACACTGATGGCCCGTGAACTCTGGGAGCTTTCAGGCCATTGGACTAACTATAAGCAAAATATGTTTTCCTCTTCTATTGAGGAGCATGATTATGCCATTAAACCCATGAATTGTCCTGGCTGTATGCTTTTTTATAAATCTCATGTGCATAGCTATCGAGAGCTTCCTTTACGTGTGGCTGAAATAGGTAATGTACATCGCTATGAGCCCTCAGGCGCTTTATCAGGGTTATTTCGCTGCCGTAGTTTCCACCAGGATGATGCTCATATTTTCATGAAGCCTAGTGATATCAAACAGGAAATCCTTTCTATTCTTCGCATGGCCGACAGCCTTTATACTACTTTTGGATTGCATTATCATCTTGAGCTTTCCACCCGTCCGGAAAAGAATACGATTGGTAGCGATGAAGAATGGGAAATGGCTACCAAAGGCTTGAAAGAAGCTTTAGACGAGTCAGGATATTCTTATAAAATTAATCCAGGTGATGGGGCTTTTTATGGGCCTAAAATTGACTTTCATATTCGCGATGCAATCAATCGTACTTGGCAATGTGGAACGATACAATTGGACATGGCTCTTCCCGAAAGATTCCAATTGGAATATACCGCAGCTGATGGAAGCAGGCAACGACCTGTCATGCTGCATCGGGCCATTTTTGGTTCTGTGGAGCGATTTTTTGGTATTTTAATTGAGCATTTTTCAGGGAAGTTTCCTTTATGGATTAGCCCTCTTCAATTACGTATTTTGACAGTAGCTGATAGGCATGCTCCTTATGCTGATGAAATATGCGATAAACTGAAAAAGAAGGGCTTTCATGCAGATGTAGATGACGCAAGCGAATCTGTTAGCAAAAAAATCCGTAACGCTCAGCTTGCTCAGATTAATTATATTTTGACTGTAGGCGATCAAGAACAGGATAATAAGACCATTAACCTACGCACACGTGACAATGTAGTGCATGGCCAAATTAAACTGGATGAGTTAATTCTACAGATAGAGCAAGAAAAAAAGAGCCGAAGCTTGGAAACACCTTTTAAGAAGGAGACTTCCTCATCATGCAGTGTATAG
- a CDS encoding ParA family protein produces the protein MQCIAISSFKGGTAKTSSALHLGAALAKFHKKKVLLIDFDAQANLTTGLGFDPDENDSMATVLQGNKTLKEVIKKTSVGNLDLIPADTWLERVEVTGQLASDRYSHERLSDCIKDAPYDFTIIDTPPSLCWLTESALIAAQHALVCATPEFYSVKGLERLSQFMESIGQRHPLNLLGVILSFWNPRGKSNEAFLEVIDKTFPKKLLKTKIRRDICVSEASIFGKPIFDTVPNSRAAEDYIALTKELLKRL, from the coding sequence ATGCAGTGTATAGCTATTAGCAGCTTTAAGGGAGGAACAGCTAAAACATCGAGTGCTTTACATTTAGGTGCAGCCTTAGCAAAGTTTCATAAAAAGAAGGTACTCTTAATAGATTTTGATGCACAAGCCAACTTAACAACAGGCTTAGGATTTGATCCTGATGAAAATGATAGTATGGCTACAGTTTTGCAAGGTAATAAAACTCTAAAAGAAGTAATCAAAAAAACTAGTGTTGGCAACCTTGATCTTATTCCTGCAGATACATGGCTCGAGCGTGTGGAAGTTACTGGCCAGCTGGCCTCCGACCGCTACTCTCATGAGCGATTAAGTGACTGTATCAAAGATGCGCCCTACGATTTTACTATTATTGATACCCCGCCTTCTCTTTGTTGGTTAACTGAATCGGCTTTGATTGCCGCTCAGCACGCGCTAGTATGTGCAACCCCAGAATTCTATAGCGTTAAGGGATTGGAAAGGCTCTCGCAGTTTATGGAAAGTATCGGGCAACGTCACCCTTTAAATTTATTAGGAGTGATTTTATCCTTTTGGAATCCTCGTGGAAAAAGTAATGAGGCTTTTTTAGAAGTCATCGATAAAACTTTTCCTAAGAAACTTTTAAAAACTAAAATACGCAGAGACATCTGTGTATCGGAAGCTTCCATATTTGGTAAGCCCATCTTTGATACTGTACCTAATAGCAGGGCAGCTGAAGACTATATTGCCTTAACTAAAGAACTTCTTAAACGCTTATAA
- a CDS encoding CT583 family protein: protein MSHVNSLISERLKKNSQTSKMSALAKQSASGNLTSFSGIFSLSELNEKEKEFLLNLLRQYAVGKEDLEQDFTSLTSITSEVKAINNQAAILHGERIKKAQSILTRYKDGAFTAWLLAAYGNRQTPYNFLQYYEFCEQLPKKLRPQIEAMPRQAVYTLASREAPLEKKQNFVESYQGETKAELLIKIRELFPLEDKDKRGPNWGENTIQQLKKLTAILDQKSVSISKVHQSLICELLDNLKVVVSGRKS, encoded by the coding sequence ATGAGCCATGTTAACAGTTTGATATCAGAGCGTCTCAAGAAAAATAGTCAAACTTCTAAAATGTCTGCCCTAGCTAAGCAATCAGCCAGTGGAAATCTTACCAGTTTTTCTGGAATTTTTAGCCTCAGTGAGTTAAATGAAAAAGAAAAAGAATTTCTTCTTAATCTATTGCGCCAATATGCCGTAGGAAAGGAAGACCTAGAGCAAGACTTTACCTCTCTAACTTCTATTACTTCTGAAGTCAAGGCTATTAACAACCAAGCTGCAATTTTGCACGGAGAACGCATAAAAAAAGCGCAATCTATTCTTACTCGTTATAAGGATGGTGCTTTTACAGCCTGGCTATTAGCAGCCTATGGCAACCGTCAAACCCCTTATAATTTCTTACAGTATTATGAATTTTGTGAACAGCTCCCCAAAAAATTGCGTCCTCAAATAGAAGCGATGCCTCGTCAGGCCGTTTATACTTTGGCAAGCCGAGAAGCCCCTCTAGAAAAAAAGCAAAATTTTGTAGAGTCTTATCAAGGGGAAACAAAAGCTGAACTCTTAATTAAAATTCGAGAACTTTTTCCTTTAGAAGACAAAGATAAAAGGGGACCAAATTGGGGAGAAAATACTATTCAACAACTCAAGAAGCTTACAGCAATCCTAGATCAAAAAAGCGTCTCGATTTCTAAAGTCCATCAATCACTTATTTGTGAATTGCTAGATAACTTGAAAGTCGTTGTATCGGGCCGCAAATCTTGA
- a CDS encoding leucine-rich repeat domain-containing protein, with product MYPISSASIESLPNELLLPILEACTVPSLFSVCKRWHHLLASEAMPSLYRKIARLHFPRGDATTQQTLMLAKVYQLNHVPTSTEKVYLSFKQVFTLAKSISPLEFKEKTEEKRGLTLANYSSYLLNINRLLLWKKLPGGEEYLNQEEIKHLPLERKGELLRDWIEENCKNTAALNLSRAGLTYLPSEIGQLSQLQALHLNQNQLTALPAEIGQLSNLLQLHLSQNQLTSLPGEIGQLSQLQWLDLYQNQLTTLPTEIVQLSQLARLNLNQNQFTSLPTEIGQLSQLQTLELNQNQLTSLPAEIEQLPKLQALYLNQNQLTSLPAEIGQLSQLQWLYLNQNQLTSLPAEIGQLSQLQWLYLNQNQLTALPAEIGQLSQLQLLYLNQNQLTSLPVEIGQLSQLLWLYLNQNQFTSLPTEIGQLSQLQTFELNQNQLTSLPAGIGQLSKLKWFELAENPLKDIAEKIRQCFQL from the coding sequence ATGTATCCTATCTCTTCGGCATCTATTGAAAGCTTGCCCAATGAATTGCTGCTCCCTATCTTAGAGGCTTGCACAGTTCCTTCCTTATTTAGCGTCTGTAAAAGATGGCATCATCTGCTGGCTTCTGAAGCGATGCCTTCTCTTTATAGAAAAATAGCACGGCTTCATTTCCCAAGGGGAGATGCCACTACCCAGCAAACTCTTATGTTAGCTAAAGTTTATCAACTCAATCATGTACCTACCTCTACTGAAAAAGTTTATCTATCTTTTAAACAAGTTTTTACCTTAGCTAAATCTATTTCTCCTTTGGAATTTAAAGAGAAAACAGAAGAAAAAAGAGGCTTAACTCTGGCTAATTACTCTTCTTATCTTTTAAATATTAATCGCCTTTTACTTTGGAAAAAACTTCCTGGTGGGGAAGAATACTTGAACCAAGAAGAAATTAAGCACTTGCCACTAGAAAGAAAAGGAGAGTTACTTAGAGATTGGATTGAAGAAAATTGTAAAAATACCGCGGCTTTAAATTTATCTAGAGCAGGCTTGACTTATTTACCTTCAGAAATAGGCCAATTGTCTCAGCTGCAAGCGCTTCACTTAAATCAAAACCAACTCACCGCTCTGCCTGCAGAAATAGGGCAGCTGTCTAATCTGCTACAGCTTCACTTAAGCCAAAACCAGCTCACCAGTCTGCCTGGAGAAATAGGTCAATTGTCTCAGCTGCAATGGCTTGACTTATATCAAAACCAGCTCACCACTCTGCCTACAGAAATAGTTCAATTGTCTCAGTTGGCACGGCTTAACTTAAATCAAAACCAATTCACCAGCCTGCCTACAGAAATCGGGCAGCTGTCTCAGCTGCAAACGCTTGAATTAAATCAAAACCAGCTCACCAGCCTTCCTGCAGAAATCGAGCAGCTACCTAAGCTGCAAGCGCTTTACTTAAATCAAAACCAGCTCACGAGCCTGCCTGCAGAAATAGGTCAATTGTCTCAACTACAATGGCTTTACTTAAATCAAAACCAGCTCACCAGCTTGCCTGCAGAAATTGGGCAGCTGTCTCAACTACAATGGCTTTATTTAAATCAAAACCAGCTCACCGCTCTGCCTGCAGAAATTGGGCAGCTGTCTCAGCTACAATTGCTTTACTTAAATCAAAACCAGCTTACCAGTCTGCCTGTAGAAATCGGGCAGCTGTCTCAACTACTATGGCTTTACTTAAATCAAAACCAGTTCACCAGCTTGCCTACAGAAATCGGGCAGCTGTCTCAGCTGCAAACGTTTGAATTAAATCAAAACCAGCTCACCAGCCTGCCTGCAGGAATTGGGCAATTGTCCAAGCTGAAATGGTTTGAATTAGCGGAAAATCCTTTGAAAGATATTGCAGAAAAAATAAGGCAGTGTTTTCAATTGTAG
- a CDS encoding leucine-rich repeat domain-containing protein: MHPISSVSIESLPNELLLPILEACAVPSLFSVCKRWHHLLASEAMSSLYKKIARLHFPRKNATTQRTLMLAKVYQLNPALTSTEKVYEVFKQVFTLARSISPLEFKEKTEEKRDLTLANYSSYLLNINRLLLWKKLPGGEEYLSREEIKLLPLEKKGELFRDWIEENCKNITALNLSRAGLTYLPSEIGQLSQLQTLELRENQLTALPVEIGQLPQLQHLYLNQNQFTALPAEIGQLPQLQWLDLSQNQLTSLPAGIGQLSQLQGLDLIQNQLTSLPAEIGQLSQLQVLYLNQSQLTALPAGIGQLSQLQELDLRENQLTALPAEIGQLSQLQRLDLIQNKLTALPAEIGQLSQLQTLELNQNKLTALPAEIGQLSQLRALYLNQNQLTALPAEIGQLFQLQWLYLNQNQLTSLPAEIAQLFQLQTLELAENPLKDIAEKTRQCFQL, encoded by the coding sequence ATGCATCCTATCTCATCGGTATCTATTGAAAGCTTGCCCAATGAATTGCTGCTCCCTATCTTAGAGGCTTGCGCAGTTCCCTCCTTATTTAGCGTCTGTAAAAGATGGCATCATCTACTGGCTTCTGAAGCGATGTCTTCTCTTTATAAAAAAATAGCACGGCTTCATTTCCCCAGGAAGAATGCCACTACTCAGCGAACTCTTATGTTAGCTAAAGTTTATCAACTCAATCCTGCACTTACCTCTACTGAAAAAGTTTATGAAGTTTTTAAACAAGTTTTTACCTTAGCTAGATCTATTTCTCCTTTGGAATTTAAAGAGAAAACAGAAGAAAAAAGAGACTTAACTCTGGCTAATTACTCTTCTTATCTCTTAAATATTAATCGGCTTTTACTTTGGAAAAAACTTCCTGGTGGGGAAGAATACTTGAGCCGAGAAGAAATTAAGCTCTTGCCTCTAGAAAAAAAAGGGGAGCTTTTTAGAGATTGGATTGAAGAAAATTGTAAAAACATCACGGCTCTAAATTTATCTAGAGCAGGCTTGACTTATTTACCCTCAGAAATAGGCCAATTGTCTCAGCTGCAAACGCTTGAGTTAAGAGAAAACCAGCTCACCGCTCTGCCTGTAGAAATAGGTCAATTGCCTCAGCTGCAACATCTTTACTTAAATCAAAACCAGTTCACCGCTCTGCCTGCGGAAATCGGGCAGCTGCCTCAGCTGCAATGGCTTGATTTAAGTCAAAACCAGCTCACCAGCCTGCCTGCAGGAATAGGTCAATTGTCTCAGCTGCAAGGGCTTGACTTAATCCAAAATCAGCTCACTAGCCTTCCTGCAGAAATCGGGCAGCTGTCTCAGCTGCAAGTGCTTTACTTAAATCAAAGCCAGCTCACCGCTCTGCCTGCAGGGATAGGCCAATTGTCTCAGCTGCAAGAGCTTGACTTAAGAGAAAACCAGCTCACCGCTCTGCCTGCAGAAATCGGACAGCTGTCTCAGCTGCAAAGGCTTGACTTAATCCAAAACAAGCTCACCGCTCTGCCTGCAGAAATCGGGCAGCTGTCTCAGCTGCAAACGCTTGAATTAAATCAAAACAAGCTCACCGCTCTGCCTGCAGAAATCGGGCAGCTGTCTCAACTACGAGCGCTTTACTTAAATCAAAACCAGCTCACCGCTCTGCCTGCAGAAATTGGGCAGCTGTTTCAGCTGCAATGGCTTTACTTAAATCAAAACCAGCTCACCAGTCTGCCTGCAGAAATCGCGCAGCTATTCCAGTTGCAAACGCTTGAACTAGCGGAAAATCCTTTGAAAGATATCGCCGAAAAAACAAGGCAGTGTTTTCAATTGTAA
- a CDS encoding F-box protein: protein MHPISSASIESLPNELLLPILEACAVPSLFSVCKRWHHLLASEAMPSLYKKIAQLHFPRENATTQRTLMLAKVYQLNPGLTSTEKVYQVFKQVLTLAKSISPLEFKGKTEEKRGLTLANYSSYLLNISRLLLWKKLPGGEEYLSREEIKNLPLEKKGELFRDWIEENCKNITALDLSKVSLTYLPPEICQYTFKLLLAQLDIRYST, encoded by the coding sequence ATGCATCCTATCTCTTCGGCCTCTATTGAAAGCTTGCCCAATGAATTGCTGCTCCCTATCTTAGAGGCTTGCGCAGTTCCTTCCTTATTTAGCGTCTGTAAAAGATGGCATCATCTGCTGGCTTCTGAAGCGATGCCTTCCCTTTATAAGAAAATAGCCCAGCTCCACTTCCCCAGGGAGAATGCCACTACCCAGCGAACTCTTATGTTAGCTAAAGTTTATCAACTCAATCCTGGGCTTACCTCTACCGAGAAAGTTTATCAAGTTTTTAAACAAGTTCTTACCTTAGCTAAATCTATTTCTCCTTTAGAATTTAAAGGGAAAACAGAAGAAAAAAGAGGCTTAACGCTGGCTAATTACTCTTCTTATCTCTTAAATATTAGTCGCCTTTTGCTTTGGAAAAAACTTCCTGGTGGGGAAGAATACCTGAGCCGAGAAGAAATCAAGAACTTGCCTCTAGAAAAAAAAGGAGAGCTATTTAGAGATTGGATTGAAGAAAATTGTAAAAACATCACTGCTTTAGATTTATCTAAAGTAAGCTTGACTTATTTACCCCCAGAAATATGCCAGTACACTTTTAAATTACTCCTTGCGCAATTAGACATACGATACAGTACATAA
- a CDS encoding transposase — MAQEWKFFLKQISQSLPTSSHALLILGRASYHTSKTLKVPSNIHLLFLPPYSS, encoded by the coding sequence ATAGCCCAGGAGTGGAAATTCTTCTTAAAGCAAATTAGTCAATCGCTGCCTACTTCTTCCCATGCTTTGCTAATCCTAGGCCGAGCTAGCTATCATACTAGTAAAACGCTTAAAGTTCCTTCCAATATTCACCTGCTCTTTCTACCCCCTTATAGTTCTTAA
- a CDS encoding transposase, whose amino-acid sequence MPGRFEGLTDTQGKILQPLLPQNPPKNLKGKPHIPWRKICNSLFWILITGSR is encoded by the coding sequence ATGCCAGGAAGATTTGAAGGACTTACAGATACTCAAGGGAAAATCTTACAACCGCTTTTGCCGCAGAATCCTCCAAAAAATTTAAAGGGAAAGCCGCATATTCCCTGGAGAAAGATTTGTAATAGCTTATTTTGGATTTTGATTACCGGCTCGCGTTGA
- the ung gene encoding uracil-DNA glycosylase — protein sequence MTGFELGLSWQKALKDELQKPYLQELEAFVERERFQGFNVFPPRELVFNAFRMTPYESVRVVIMGQDPYHGPRQAHGLSFSVPEGVRPPPSLQNIIKELNADVQIPIPKHGCLIHWAEQGVLLLNATLTVRQGEPLSHHGKGWERFTDAVIEHLVNGKENLIFILWGKSAQEKCRHIIASHEEKKHHILMAAHPSPYAAQQGFFGCRHFSKVNDILRTKKQEPIDWAIP from the coding sequence ATGACAGGATTTGAACTTGGATTGTCTTGGCAAAAAGCTTTAAAAGACGAATTACAAAAGCCCTATTTACAAGAATTAGAAGCATTTGTAGAACGAGAAAGATTTCAAGGTTTCAACGTCTTTCCCCCACGTGAATTAGTCTTTAACGCTTTTCGCATGACGCCGTATGAGTCTGTCAGAGTAGTTATTATGGGGCAAGATCCCTATCATGGACCCCGCCAAGCGCATGGACTTTCTTTTAGCGTTCCTGAAGGTGTCCGTCCTCCCCCCTCTTTGCAAAATATCATTAAGGAGCTTAATGCAGATGTCCAAATACCTATACCTAAGCATGGATGCTTAATCCATTGGGCTGAACAAGGTGTTTTATTATTGAATGCTACTCTCACTGTTCGGCAAGGGGAGCCCCTGTCGCACCACGGAAAGGGCTGGGAACGTTTTACCGATGCGGTCATTGAACATTTAGTAAATGGCAAGGAAAATTTAATTTTTATCTTATGGGGAAAGTCGGCGCAAGAGAAATGTCGTCATATCATTGCTAGCCATGAGGAAAAAAAGCATCACATTTTAATGGCAGCCCATCCCTCGCCTTATGCAGCTCAACAAGGTTTCTTTGGATGCCGTCATTTTTCTAAAGTCAATGACATATTGCGCACCAAAAAACAAGAACCTATTGATTGGGCTATACCATAA